One segment of Oscillospiraceae bacterium MB08-C2-2 DNA contains the following:
- a CDS encoding polysaccharide deacetylase family protein, with amino-acid sequence MEGTEYGMMKKFAAAFCAFMILLTGCRSRENNPAQESSIGQNSVIASQLEAIEATTMPEHSVQEFGEPEAIMEYGGYFACKVLYPVTGIPEVDKVIAKWAKGLYEDVSEQVKEIRKTLKDATGTLTVNYNSYRIGERFASVEELGFYTYNGLAHPVEPVKVFNIDLKEKRIISGKELFTSQGTETVLKMLADKILETDASLASFVEEMNPQWLENALLKPDGIEIILERGGYLPGYLGTQRFFFSYEELGDSLAFASELGLTSSSSENEAAEPARAPASQAEIDPEKPMLALTFDDGPSASTARILSLLEQNGARATFFVIGNSVQNRAEVIRQIVEQGSEVANHTWNHLELTRLSEEEMKQEVQSTNDLVEKITGVRPIFLRPPYGSFNAQVKQNAANMGIPMVKWSVDTLDWESQNAKKVHDAIMRDAKNGSIILCHDLYSSTGEAMETVIPELIAQGYQLVTVSELLEHSQESIEAGMVYYSTTLKK; translated from the coding sequence ATGGAAGGAACGGAATACGGAATGATGAAAAAATTCGCAGCAGCTTTTTGCGCTTTTATGATATTGCTTACCGGCTGTCGAAGCCGTGAAAATAATCCCGCACAGGAGAGCTCCATCGGCCAGAACTCTGTCATTGCAAGCCAGCTGGAAGCCATTGAAGCGACCACCATGCCGGAGCATTCGGTTCAGGAGTTCGGCGAACCGGAGGCAATCATGGAATATGGGGGCTATTTTGCCTGCAAGGTGCTTTATCCTGTAACCGGTATTCCGGAAGTGGATAAAGTAATTGCCAAGTGGGCTAAAGGGCTCTACGAGGATGTTTCTGAGCAGGTGAAGGAAATACGAAAGACCCTGAAGGATGCCACCGGCACCCTGACAGTCAACTACAATTCCTACCGCATCGGTGAGCGTTTCGCCAGTGTGGAAGAGCTTGGTTTTTACACCTACAACGGTTTGGCGCATCCTGTGGAGCCAGTTAAAGTGTTTAACATTGATCTCAAAGAAAAGCGCATTATCTCGGGTAAGGAGCTTTTCACATCCCAAGGCACCGAAACAGTCTTAAAGATGCTGGCGGATAAAATACTGGAAACCGATGCCTCCCTTGCCTCTTTTGTGGAAGAAATGAACCCCCAATGGCTGGAAAATGCCCTTCTTAAGCCCGATGGCATCGAAATTATATTGGAGCGTGGAGGCTATCTTCCCGGCTATCTGGGCACACAGCGTTTTTTCTTTTCTTATGAGGAGCTGGGTGATTCCCTTGCTTTTGCCAGTGAGCTGGGGCTCACCTCCTCCAGCTCAGAAAATGAAGCCGCCGAACCAGCCCGGGCTCCCGCCTCTCAGGCGGAAATAGACCCGGAAAAACCCATGCTGGCCCTTACCTTCGATGATGGGCCCAGTGCGTCAACGGCACGCATCCTGAGCCTCTTGGAGCAAAATGGGGCGCGGGCTACTTTTTTTGTCATTGGCAACAGCGTCCAGAATCGGGCGGAGGTGATTCGCCAGATTGTGGAGCAGGGCAGTGAGGTTGCCAACCATACATGGAACCATTTGGAGCTGACCCGCCTTTCTGAAGAAGAGATGAAACAAGAGGTGCAGTCCACCAACGATCTTGTGGAGAAAATTACCGGGGTGCGGCCTATTTTTTTGCGTCCTCCTTATGGCTCTTTTAATGCTCAAGTGAAGCAAAATGCCGCCAATATGGGAATCCCCATGGTTAAATGGTCGGTGGATACCTTAGACTGGGAAAGCCAGAACGCAAAGAAGGTTCACGATGCCATTATGCGGGATGCTAAAAACGGAAGCATTATTTTATGCCATGACCTTTATTCTTCCACCGGGGAAGCTATGGAAACGGTGATTCCAGAACTGATTGCCCAAGGCTATCAGCTGGTGACCGTTTCAGAGCTGCTGGAACACTCCCAAGAAAGCATAGAGGCTGGAATGGTCTATTACAGCACAACCCTAAAAAAATAG
- a CDS encoding AMP-binding protein: MSAMEHFYKQFCKETFDEKGILCGFEPVVPEGFNFAYDVVDEIARREPGRRAMVWCNDHGEEHVFTYGEMKTYSDQTARLFQKHGIGRGDKVMLVLKRHYQFWFAVLALHKLGAVGVPATNLLTVKDYIYRFEAAEISHIVATAEGEVTAAVEEAAQSYKGLKARFVVRGDREGWISFDSEMAAQEPSLERVPTSTEDSLLLYFTSGTTGYPKMVYHDHTYPIAHILTAKYWHNVQADGLHLTVSETGWAKSVWGKLYGQWFAAAAIFVYDMDKFVPGELLSRIAKYKVTSFCAPPTIYRFFIKEGLGDYDFSSVKYATTAGEALNPEVYNKFYEMTGLRLMEAFGQTETTVMALNTVGTEPIPGSMGKPSPLYNMDLVDEDGMPVPPGEVGELVIRAPEGKPMVGLYRGYYKDEKLTRQVWHDGIYHTGDTAWKDENGYLWYVGRTDDIIKASGYRIGPFEIESVLMEHPAVMECAVTGAPDPVRGTVVKATIVLTKAYQQSSDLIKELQAYVKKQTAPYKYPRIVEFVEELPKTISGKIRRAALRKDAK; encoded by the coding sequence ATGAGTGCAATGGAGCATTTCTATAAGCAGTTCTGTAAAGAGACTTTTGATGAAAAGGGGATCCTCTGCGGCTTTGAGCCGGTGGTTCCCGAGGGCTTCAACTTTGCTTACGATGTAGTGGATGAGATTGCCCGCCGTGAGCCGGGCCGCCGGGCCATGGTCTGGTGCAACGATCATGGTGAAGAGCATGTCTTTACCTATGGGGAAATGAAAACCTACAGCGACCAGACAGCCCGCCTTTTCCAGAAACATGGCATTGGCCGGGGTGATAAGGTGATGCTGGTGCTCAAGCGCCATTACCAGTTCTGGTTTGCTGTGCTGGCTCTCCACAAGCTGGGTGCTGTGGGTGTGCCGGCCACCAACCTGCTGACCGTTAAGGATTATATCTACCGCTTCGAGGCGGCGGAAATCAGCCATATTGTTGCCACAGCGGAAGGAGAGGTTACCGCCGCCGTGGAGGAGGCTGCCCAAAGCTACAAGGGGCTGAAAGCCCGCTTTGTGGTTCGGGGTGACCGTGAGGGTTGGATCAGCTTTGACAGTGAGATGGCGGCCCAAGAGCCTTCTCTGGAGCGTGTTCCCACCAGCACAGAGGATAGCCTGCTGCTGTATTTTACCTCGGGCACAACCGGCTATCCCAAAATGGTTTACCATGACCACACCTATCCCATCGCTCATATTCTCACCGCCAAATACTGGCACAATGTACAGGCGGATGGCCTGCATCTCACTGTTTCCGAAACCGGTTGGGCTAAATCGGTTTGGGGCAAGCTGTATGGCCAATGGTTTGCGGCTGCGGCCATTTTTGTCTATGATATGGATAAGTTTGTTCCCGGGGAGCTGCTCTCCCGCATTGCCAAATACAAGGTGACCAGCTTTTGCGCACCGCCCACCATTTACCGCTTTTTCATCAAGGAAGGGCTGGGGGATTATGATTTTTCCTCAGTCAAATACGCCACCACAGCAGGTGAAGCACTGAACCCCGAGGTCTACAATAAGTTTTATGAAATGACTGGCCTGCGGCTGATGGAAGCCTTTGGCCAGACCGAAACCACGGTCATGGCGCTGAACACGGTGGGAACCGAGCCAATTCCCGGCTCTATGGGCAAGCCCTCGCCTCTTTATAACATGGATTTGGTGGATGAGGACGGTATGCCTGTGCCTCCCGGCGAGGTAGGGGAGCTTGTGATCCGTGCGCCCGAAGGCAAGCCCATGGTTGGCCTTTACAGAGGCTATTACAAGGATGAAAAGCTGACCCGTCAGGTTTGGCACGATGGCATTTATCATACAGGCGATACCGCTTGGAAGGATGAGAACGGCTACCTGTGGTATGTAGGCCGCACCGACGATATCATCAAGGCTTCCGGCTATCGCATCGGGCCCTTTGAAATTGAAAGTGTGCTTATGGAGCATCCGGCGGTTATGGAGTGTGCCGTAACCGGTGCTCCCGACCCGGTTCGCGGCACTGTGGTTAAGGCCACTATTGTGCTGACCAAGGCCTATCAACAGAGCAGCGACCTGATTAAAGAGCTGCAAGCCTATGTGAAAAAACAGACGGCACCCTATAAATATCCCCGTATTGTGGAATTTGTGGAGGAGCTGCCCAAAACCATCAGCGGCAAAATCCGCCGTGCCGCCTTGCGTAAGGATGCCAAATAA
- a CDS encoding XRE family transcriptional regulator — MDTRIMEIAQRIRGLREILEIEQAEMAEKTHVSLAQYQQYESGEKDFGFTFLYDCANILGVDVVELLSGEPPKLSFYSIVRSGKGLPMHRRQGFSYHHLAYNMKNKMIEPFLVTAPYFEAEQSAPIALSTHKGQEMDYVLKGSLKVQLGDHIEVLGEGDSVYYDSGHPHGMIATGGRDCQFLAMVVKPADEDEGEK; from the coding sequence ATGGATACTCGAATTATGGAAATTGCCCAGCGTATACGGGGCCTGCGGGAAATTCTGGAGATTGAACAGGCGGAAATGGCTGAAAAAACCCATGTTTCCCTTGCTCAATACCAGCAGTATGAAAGCGGCGAAAAGGATTTTGGCTTTACCTTTTTGTATGACTGCGCCAATATCTTGGGCGTGGATGTTGTGGAATTGCTCAGCGGCGAGCCTCCTAAGCTTTCCTTCTATAGCATTGTGCGCAGTGGCAAGGGCCTGCCCATGCACCGGCGGCAAGGATTTTCTTACCATCATTTGGCCTACAATATGAAAAACAAAATGATTGAACCCTTTTTGGTAACCGCGCCCTATTTTGAAGCGGAGCAAAGCGCACCCATTGCCCTTTCCACCCACAAGGGGCAGGAAATGGATTATGTTCTCAAGGGCTCGCTGAAAGTTCAGCTGGGCGATCATATTGAGGTTTTAGGTGAAGGGGACAGTGTCTACTACGATTCCGGCCATCCCCACGGCATGATTGCCACCGGGGGCCGTGACTGCCAATTTCTGGCCATGGTTGTGAAGCCGGCCGATGAAGATGAGGGAGAGAAATAA
- a CDS encoding HAD family hydrolase, whose amino-acid sequence MYKLAVFDLDGTLLNTLTDLAVACNYALFQARFPVHMEQAYKHFVGNGVFNLIKNIVPADYREDKELLERVKAYFDDYYTKHSKDYTAPYDGVKSMLRSLNTQGVKVAVLSNKAHQFTVGLVENYFPGLVDVVYGQRNEYPKKPDPTVVFDIMKELGATAEETIYIGDSGVDMQTAKNAGLTAVGVLWGFRDADELLGSGADILVEDIEALLQKIVDK is encoded by the coding sequence ATGTATAAGCTGGCGGTCTTCGATTTAGACGGTACCTTGCTCAACACCCTCACCGATTTGGCAGTCGCCTGCAACTATGCTCTCTTTCAGGCACGCTTTCCGGTGCATATGGAGCAGGCCTACAAGCATTTTGTGGGTAACGGTGTGTTCAACCTGATCAAGAACATTGTGCCTGCCGATTATCGGGAGGATAAGGAACTGCTGGAGCGGGTCAAGGCTTATTTTGATGATTACTATACCAAGCATTCCAAGGATTACACAGCTCCCTATGATGGGGTTAAATCGATGCTTCGCAGCTTGAATACCCAAGGGGTAAAGGTGGCGGTTTTATCCAATAAGGCTCATCAGTTCACAGTGGGGCTTGTGGAGAACTATTTTCCCGGGCTTGTGGATGTGGTCTATGGCCAACGCAATGAATATCCTAAAAAACCCGATCCTACCGTAGTTTTTGATATTATGAAGGAGTTGGGGGCTACCGCTGAGGAAACCATTTATATTGGGGATTCCGGTGTGGATATGCAAACCGCTAAAAATGCTGGTTTAACGGCTGTGGGGGTTCTCTGGGGCTTTCGGGATGCGGATGAGCTGCTTGGAAGTGGTGCAGATATTTTAGTAGAAGATATTGAGGCACTTCTGCAAAAAATAGTTGACAAATAA
- the uvrA gene encoding excinuclease ABC subunit UvrA, whose protein sequence is MAKDKIIIKGARENNLKGIDLEIPRDKFIVFTGLSGSGKSSLAFDTIYADGQRRYVESLSSYARQFLGQMSKPKVDSIEGLSPAISIDQKTTSKNPRSTVGTVTEIYDYLRLLYARIGVPHCPVCGRPIAQQTIDQMVDQVMALPEKTRIQVMAPVVRARKGQHAKELDRARRAGFARVRVDGSLFDLSEEITLDKNKKHSIEIVVDRLVIGTELGTRLTDSLETALGISGGLVLLDVVDGEEILFSQNYACPEHGISVEELVPRMFSFNNPAGACEKCTGLGTFQKVDPEMIIPNKNLTIKEGAIRASGWYYAEGGLAQMYYEALAKHYNFSLSVPVKDLPKEAVDILLYGNKGEKLKMRRDNGVMNGTYTTSFEGIVNNLERRYKETSSDWMREEIASTMKLVECPDCHGNRLKKESLAVTVANKNIMEFCRLSIDEAVGFVKNIRLTDREMMIAKEILKEISERLTFLKGVGLGYLTLFRASGSLSGGESQRIRLATQIGSSLMGVLYILDEPSIGLHQKDNDRLIAALKNLRDLGNTLIVVEHDEDTMYAADYIVDIGPAAGVHGGEVVCAGTIEDIKACKESLTGQYLSGTKRIEVPEIRRQGNGKFITVVGARENNLQNISVKFPLGTLTAVTGVSGSGKSSLVNEILYKKLAADLNRAKLFAGKHDSIQGLEELDKVINIDQSPIGRTPRSNPATYTGMFTDIRTVYSQTNDAKMRGYGPGRFSFNVKGGRCEACEGDGILKIEMHFLPDVFVPCEVCKGKRYNRETLEVKYKGKTIHDVLEMTVEEGMAFFENIPKIRRKLETLYDVGLGYIKIGQSSTTLSGGEAQRVKLATELSKRPTGRTVYILDEPTTGLHSADVHKLIQVLQQFVESGNTVILIEHNLDVIKTADYVIDLGPEGGNAGGEIVAQGTPEQVAKCEKSYTGAYLKRMLSKK, encoded by the coding sequence TTGGCAAAGGATAAAATCATCATCAAAGGAGCCCGGGAAAACAACCTCAAGGGCATTGACCTTGAGATACCCCGGGATAAGTTCATTGTTTTCACCGGCCTTTCCGGTTCGGGCAAAAGCTCGCTGGCTTTTGATACCATCTATGCCGACGGCCAGCGCCGGTATGTGGAGAGCCTTTCCAGCTATGCCCGGCAGTTTCTGGGCCAAATGAGCAAGCCCAAGGTGGATAGCATCGAGGGGCTTTCCCCGGCGATTTCCATCGATCAGAAAACCACATCCAAAAACCCCCGCTCCACTGTGGGAACGGTGACGGAAATTTACGATTACCTGCGCCTGCTGTATGCCCGCATTGGCGTGCCTCACTGCCCGGTCTGCGGCCGCCCCATTGCCCAGCAGACCATCGACCAGATGGTGGATCAGGTGATGGCCCTGCCTGAAAAGACCCGGATTCAGGTGATGGCGCCGGTGGTTCGGGCCCGCAAGGGCCAGCATGCCAAGGAGCTGGATCGAGCCCGCCGTGCCGGTTTTGCCCGTGTTCGGGTGGATGGCAGTCTCTTTGACCTTTCCGAAGAAATCACCCTGGATAAAAACAAAAAGCACTCCATAGAAATTGTGGTGGATCGGCTGGTCATCGGCACGGAGCTGGGAACCCGCCTCACCGATTCGCTGGAAACCGCTTTGGGCATCTCGGGCGGTCTTGTGCTGTTGGATGTGGTGGATGGGGAGGAAATCCTTTTTTCTCAGAACTACGCCTGCCCGGAGCACGGCATCAGCGTGGAAGAGCTGGTGCCCCGGATGTTTTCCTTCAACAACCCGGCCGGTGCCTGTGAAAAGTGCACCGGTCTGGGAACCTTCCAGAAGGTGGACCCGGAAATGATCATCCCCAACAAGAACCTGACCATCAAGGAAGGGGCCATTCGGGCCAGCGGCTGGTACTATGCCGAGGGCGGCCTTGCCCAGATGTATTATGAGGCCCTTGCCAAGCACTATAACTTTTCCCTGTCTGTTCCGGTGAAGGATTTGCCCAAGGAGGCTGTGGATATCCTTCTTTACGGCAACAAGGGGGAGAAGCTGAAAATGCGCCGGGATAATGGTGTAATGAATGGCACCTACACAACCAGCTTTGAGGGTATTGTCAACAATTTAGAGCGCCGCTACAAAGAAACCAGCAGTGACTGGATGCGGGAGGAAATTGCCTCCACTATGAAGCTGGTGGAATGCCCTGACTGCCACGGCAACCGCCTGAAAAAAGAATCGCTGGCTGTGACCGTAGCCAATAAGAATATTATGGAGTTCTGCCGCCTTTCCATTGATGAAGCGGTGGGGTTTGTGAAAAATATTCGCCTTACCGACCGGGAAATGATGATCGCCAAGGAAATCCTCAAGGAGATCAGCGAGCGGCTCACCTTCCTCAAAGGGGTGGGGCTGGGCTATCTGACCCTGTTCCGGGCTTCCGGCTCTCTTTCCGGCGGCGAAAGCCAGCGCATCCGGCTGGCCACCCAGATCGGCTCTTCCCTCATGGGGGTGCTCTATATTCTGGATGAGCCCAGCATCGGCCTGCACCAGAAGGATAACGACCGGCTCATTGCCGCCCTGAAAAACCTGCGGGATTTGGGCAACACCCTGATTGTGGTGGAGCACGATGAGGATACCATGTATGCCGCCGATTACATTGTGGATATCGGCCCCGCCGCCGGTGTTCACGGTGGTGAGGTGGTTTGCGCCGGCACCATCGAGGATATCAAGGCCTGCAAGGAATCTTTGACCGGCCAGTATCTCAGCGGTACCAAGCGCATTGAGGTGCCGGAAATCCGCCGCCAGGGCAACGGAAAGTTTATTACGGTGGTTGGCGCCCGGGAAAACAACCTCCAGAACATCAGCGTCAAGTTCCCCTTGGGCACTCTGACGGCAGTAACCGGGGTTTCCGGTTCGGGCAAATCCTCGCTGGTTAACGAAATTCTCTACAAAAAGCTGGCCGCTGATCTGAACCGGGCTAAACTGTTTGCCGGCAAGCACGACAGCATCCAAGGGCTGGAGGAGCTGGATAAGGTCATCAACATTGATCAATCTCCCATTGGGCGCACCCCACGCTCCAACCCCGCCACCTATACCGGCATGTTCACCGATATCCGCACAGTCTACTCCCAGACCAACGACGCCAAAATGCGTGGCTATGGGCCGGGGCGCTTCTCCTTTAATGTGAAGGGGGGCCGCTGTGAGGCCTGTGAGGGGGATGGCATCCTGAAAATTGAGATGCACTTCCTGCCCGATGTTTTTGTTCCCTGCGAGGTTTGCAAGGGCAAGCGGTATAACCGGGAAACCCTCGAGGTCAAATACAAGGGCAAAACCATCCACGATGTGCTGGAAATGACGGTGGAGGAGGGAATGGCCTTTTTTGAGAACATTCCTAAAATCCGCCGTAAGCTGGAAACCCTTTACGACGTGGGCTTGGGTTACATCAAAATCGGCCAGTCCTCCACCACTCTTTCCGGAGGCGAGGCCCAGCGGGTCAAGCTGGCTACCGAGCTTTCCAAGCGGCCCACCGGGCGCACGGTCTATATATTGGATGAGCCCACCACCGGCCTCCACAGCGCCGACGTGCACAAGCTGATTCAGGTGCTCCAGCAGTTTGTGGAAAGCGGCAACACGGTTATTCTCATCGAACACAATCTGGATGTGATTAAAACAGCGGATTATGTCATCGATTTAGGCCCCGAGGGAGGCAATGCGGGCGGCGAAATTGTTGCCCAGGGAACCCCGGAGCAGGTGGCAAAATGTGAAAAATCCTATACCGGTGCTTATCTCAAGCGTATGCTTTCCAAAAAATAG
- the uvrB gene encoding excinuclease ABC subunit UvrB, with amino-acid sequence MDQFKLVSEYKPTGDQPAAIDKLCEGLEQGRREQALMGVTGSGKTFTMANVIARANRPTLVLAHNKTLAAQLCSEFKEFFPENAVEYFVSYYDYYQPEAYIAHTDTYIAKDSSINEEIEKLRHSATSALSERRDVIIVSSVSCIYTLGDPIDYRNMVVSLRTGMEKKRDDLIRKLVEIQYERNDINFVRNKFRVRGDIVEVFPAYWGESAIRVEFFGDVIDRISIIHTLTGQTQSVVSHTAVYPASHYIIPPEKVRTGIVSLREEMEERVRWFKERDKLIEAQRIEERTNYDMEMLQEIGFCSGIENYSRVLAGRPAGIQPFTLFDYFPEDFLLFVDESHVTLPQIRGMSGGDRARKQNLVDYGFRLPSAFDNRPLNFDEFYSKINQAVFVSATPGPLERERSAQIVEQIIRPTGLVDPEIEVRPVEGQIDNILSEINIRAPLGERVLITTLTKKMAEDLTAFLENLGIRIRYMHHDVDTMERMEIIRDLRLGEFDVLVGINLLREGLDIPEVSLVAIFDADKEGFLRSGTSLIQTIGRAARNAQGKVIMYADKVTDSMEYAISETYRRREIQQRYNEEHGIVPQTIKKQVREILEISAKEDSGKKGGKKGRKLSALERETTIRQLTQQMKDAAKLLEFEHAAYLRDKIDRLKQGKD; translated from the coding sequence ATGGATCAATTTAAGCTGGTATCTGAATATAAGCCCACAGGCGATCAGCCTGCCGCTATCGATAAGCTCTGCGAGGGGCTGGAGCAAGGGCGCCGCGAGCAGGCCCTTATGGGTGTAACCGGCTCGGGCAAAACCTTTACCATGGCCAACGTGATTGCCAGAGCCAACCGGCCTACCTTGGTGCTGGCTCACAACAAAACGCTGGCCGCTCAGCTCTGCTCGGAATTCAAGGAGTTTTTCCCGGAAAATGCGGTGGAGTATTTTGTTTCTTACTACGATTACTACCAGCCGGAAGCCTATATCGCTCACACCGATACTTATATAGCCAAGGATTCCAGCATCAACGAGGAGATCGAAAAGCTTCGCCATTCCGCCACCTCTGCCCTTTCCGAGCGGCGGGATGTGATCATCGTTTCCAGCGTATCCTGCATTTACACATTGGGTGACCCCATCGATTACCGAAACATGGTGGTCTCTCTGCGCACCGGCATGGAAAAGAAGCGGGATGACCTGATCCGCAAGCTGGTGGAAATTCAATACGAGCGCAACGACATCAACTTCGTCCGCAATAAGTTCCGTGTTCGGGGCGATATTGTGGAGGTGTTCCCGGCCTACTGGGGAGAAAGCGCTATTCGGGTGGAGTTTTTCGGTGATGTGATTGACCGCATCAGCATTATCCACACCCTGACCGGCCAGACTCAAAGTGTAGTCTCCCACACGGCCGTTTATCCTGCCTCTCATTATATTATCCCACCGGAAAAGGTACGCACCGGGATTGTCTCCCTGCGGGAGGAAATGGAAGAACGTGTGCGGTGGTTTAAGGAGCGGGACAAGCTCATTGAGGCCCAGCGCATTGAGGAGCGCACCAACTACGATATGGAAATGCTGCAGGAGATCGGCTTTTGCAGCGGCATCGAGAACTATTCCCGGGTGCTGGCAGGCCGCCCCGCCGGGATACAGCCTTTTACGCTGTTCGATTACTTCCCCGAGGATTTCTTGCTGTTTGTGGATGAATCCCATGTAACGCTCCCTCAGATTCGGGGTATGTCCGGCGGTGACCGGGCCAGAAAGCAGAATTTGGTGGATTACGGCTTCCGCCTGCCCTCCGCCTTCGATAACCGCCCCCTGAACTTTGATGAGTTTTACTCCAAGATCAATCAGGCGGTGTTTGTCAGCGCCACACCCGGCCCCTTGGAGCGGGAGCGCAGCGCGCAGATTGTGGAGCAGATTATCCGCCCCACCGGCCTTGTAGACCCTGAAATTGAGGTGCGCCCGGTAGAGGGGCAGATCGATAACATCCTTTCGGAAATCAACATCCGTGCCCCTTTGGGGGAGCGAGTGCTCATCACCACCCTCACCAAGAAGATGGCAGAGGATTTAACCGCCTTTCTGGAAAACCTGGGCATCCGCATCCGTTATATGCACCACGATGTGGATACTATGGAGCGTATGGAGATCATCCGTGACCTGCGCTTGGGCGAATTCGATGTGCTGGTGGGCATCAACCTACTGCGAGAGGGCCTTGATATTCCCGAGGTTTCGCTGGTGGCTATTTTTGATGCGGATAAAGAGGGCTTTCTGCGTAGCGGCACCTCCCTGATTCAGACCATCGGCCGTGCCGCCCGAAACGCACAGGGCAAGGTTATCATGTATGCCGATAAGGTGACCGATTCCATGGAATACGCTATCTCCGAAACCTACCGCCGCCGGGAAATTCAGCAGCGCTACAATGAGGAGCATGGAATTGTGCCTCAGACCATCAAGAAGCAGGTGCGAGAGATTTTGGAAATCTCCGCCAAGGAGGATTCCGGAAAGAAAGGCGGCAAAAAAGGCCGCAAGCTTTCGGCATTGGAGCGGGAGACCACCATACGCCAGCTGACCCAGCAGATGAAGGATGCCGCCAAGCTGCTTGAATTTGAACACGCCGCCTATCTGCGGGATAAAATTGACCGCCTCAAGCAGGGAAAAGACTAA
- a CDS encoding GntR family transcriptional regulator, whose protein sequence is MPDQKDGMFPQQEESPQKPAMPRSGSDLKKEGYVSSLKNYVYQQIVEKICAGELVPEVIFTEKQMIETFGVSKAPVREALVQLSHEGVLRCIPRCGYQVIQISAKNIHDLTELRLFLELSSLPNVLANLTEEKIREFKEMNKARLVDIETRDVWTAWNNNITFHLRLNECGGNAQVTAALERDLAACTRAYAQLFREQRQLVVSAREHFHDHIISSLERSELYTAQNCLKQDILLMEQNMLGSPSAQIEIY, encoded by the coding sequence ATGCCTGACCAAAAGGATGGTATGTTCCCCCAGCAGGAGGAGAGCCCCCAGAAACCAGCTATGCCCCGCAGCGGGAGCGATCTGAAAAAAGAAGGCTATGTGAGCTCCTTAAAAAACTATGTTTATCAGCAGATTGTGGAGAAAATTTGCGCCGGTGAGCTGGTTCCCGAAGTGATCTTCACCGAAAAGCAGATGATTGAAACCTTCGGCGTTAGCAAAGCACCGGTGCGTGAGGCGCTGGTTCAGCTTTCTCACGAGGGGGTGCTTCGCTGCATACCCCGCTGCGGCTATCAGGTCATCCAGATCAGCGCAAAAAACATTCATGATCTCACCGAGCTGCGGCTGTTTTTGGAGCTTTCCAGCCTGCCCAATGTATTGGCGAACCTGACTGAGGAGAAAATCCGGGAATTCAAAGAAATGAATAAGGCCCGCCTTGTTGATATTGAAACCCGGGATGTTTGGACTGCATGGAACAACAACATCACCTTTCACCTGCGCCTGAATGAATGCGGGGGCAATGCACAGGTTACAGCCGCCTTAGAGCGGGACCTGGCGGCCTGTACCCGAGCCTATGCCCAGCTCTTCCGAGAGCAGAGGCAGCTTGTGGTTTCAGCCCGGGAGCATTTCCACGATCATATCATCAGCTCTTTGGAGCGCAGTGAGCTGTATACCGCTCAGAACTGCCTCAAGCAGGATATCCTGTTGATGGAGCAGAATATGCTGGGTTCCCCCTCCGCACAGATCGAGATTTACTGA
- a CDS encoding site-2 protease family protein, whose product MEFTLLKVRWRLSFWFFALLAFAALVNRGFLLLYIAVPILIHECGHLLIMAFWKVPVEAVSLGLFSIDIQRSRQRSLSYGGEILLHLAGPAVNLLAAAALYAWAFPSLRVQFMVAVNLVTGLFNLLPIGNLDGGQVMRLLTQRLWGPGLSHRISRAVSVLVLAPLFGISLLLVFRRGENIMLLVACLYLAANIISQRD is encoded by the coding sequence TTGGAATTTACTCTCTTAAAGGTTCGCTGGAGGCTGAGCTTCTGGTTTTTTGCTTTGCTGGCTTTTGCCGCACTGGTCAACCGGGGATTTTTGCTTTTGTATATCGCCGTGCCGATTCTGATTCATGAGTGCGGGCATTTGCTGATAATGGCTTTTTGGAAAGTTCCGGTGGAGGCAGTTTCACTGGGGCTTTTTTCCATTGATATACAGCGCAGCCGCCAGAGGAGCCTGAGCTATGGCGGCGAAATTTTGCTGCACCTTGCGGGGCCGGCGGTGAACCTGCTGGCAGCGGCGGCTCTTTATGCATGGGCCTTTCCCTCTTTGCGGGTGCAGTTTATGGTGGCGGTGAATCTGGTGACCGGGCTGTTCAACCTGCTGCCCATCGGTAATCTGGATGGCGGGCAGGTGATGCGGCTGCTGACCCAGCGCCTTTGGGGGCCGGGGCTTTCCCACCGGATTTCCCGGGCGGTATCGGTGCTGGTGCTGGCTCCTCTGTTTGGCATCAGCCTTCTTTTGGTCTTTCGCAGGGGTGAGAATATTATGCTGCTTGTTGCCTGCCTCTATCTGGCGGCCAACATCATTTCTCAGCGTGATTAA